Proteins from a genomic interval of Trichoderma breve strain T069 chromosome 2, whole genome shotgun sequence:
- a CDS encoding transferase family domain-containing protein, producing MDWEYLSPLDQILPRMYFGEILCFPSTDTNLFPLLQQGLSKVAASVPHLTSFVVQDDARPGKLRLERGRDSIDNILVNVDDPSETMPDYESLKRTSFPVYPQSSLFYPHIPNVPWTAPWPVMRAEVTRARGGFVLVVLVHHCVFDGVALSELLNLWATCCARNTSAQPPEISQARLNRTVLQGEELKQESSPPADILRIVNKQSFLSQIISLIKRAFNSILPKPLSPNWPITLYRLPYDKLQGLKQTLNQFAPRLGVRFLSTNDVVSALIWSCATMAMSTSFQRWNLMDYCSTGVSVNIRSRIQPRLPDDFIGCAIGVAYIDMARKTLCAAAEVASFESLARVAAAIRHGVDGITNEKMREILDYVDGQEDPTKLQWRPKKLNEFYISSWANQRIYDADWGPHIGKCEALRVAQIALAPMCVILPPRMGFESKDGQCGDIELVVSLEGLHMDRFRRLKAMSMFAEIIDC from the coding sequence atggATTGGGAGTACTTGTCCCCTCTCGACCAGATTCTTCCTCGTATGTACTTTGGCGAGATTCTCTGCTTTCCTTCTACGGACACAAATTTGTTCCCACTTCTACAGCAAGGATTGAGCAAAGTTGCGGCCAGCGTTCCGCATTTAACGTCCTTTGTTGTCCAGGATGATGCCCGACCGGGGAAACTTCGACTCGAACGCGGACGCGATAGCATTGACAACATTTTGGTAAATGTTGACGATCCATCAGAAACGATGCCTGATTACGAAAGCCTGAAAAGGACCTCATTCCCCGTATACCCTCAGTCGTCTCTCTTCTATCCTCATATTCCCAATGTACCCTGGACGGCCCCATGGCCGGTTATGCGAGCCGAAGTCACTCGTGCTCGTGGAGGATTCGTGCTTGTAGTTTTAGTTCACCATTGCGTTTTTGATGGAGTCGCCTTATCTGAGTTGCTCAACCTGTGGGCCACTTGTTGCGCCCGTAATACTTCAGCACAACCACCCGAAATCAGTCAAGCTCGTCTAAACCGAACGGTACTTCAAGGGGAAGAATTGAAACAGGAGAGCTCTCCGCCGGCGGACATTCTCAGGATCGTTAACAAACAGTCTTTTTTATCTCAAATCATATCACTCATCAAGCGAGCATTTAACTCAATCCTACCCAAACCTCTGTCGCCCAACTGGCCCATAACTTTATATCGTTTACCATATGATAAGCTGCAAGGTCTCAAACAAACCCTGAACCAGTTTGCTCCCAGACTTGGTGTGCGGTTTCTATCTACAAACGATGTAGTAAGCGCTCTGATATGGAGCTGTGCCACAATGGCAATGAGCACCTCATTCCAACGTTGGAATTTAATGGATTATTGCTCGACCGGCGTATCAGTCAATATTCGGTCAAGAATTCAGCCACGCCTTCCAGATGACTTCATTGGCTGCGCAATTGGAGTTGCCTACATTGATATGGCAAGAAAAACGCTATGTGCTGCCGCAGAGGTGGCATCGTTTGAGTCTCTAGCCCGCGTAGCTGCTGCTATACGCCACGGAGTAGATGGAATAACCAATGAGAAAATGAGGGAAATTTTAGACTATGTCGACGGTCAAGAAGATCCAACAAAGCTACAATGGCGACCAAAGAAGCTGAACGAGTTCTACATTTCTAGCTGGGCAAATCAGCGGATTTATGATGCCGATTGGGGTCCTCATATTGGGAAGTGCGAAGCTCTTCGAGTTGCCCAGATAGCTTTAGCACCGATGTGCGTAATACTGCCACCACGAATGGGATTTGAATCAAAGGACGGCCAATGCGGTGACATTGAGCTGGTTGTTTCATTGGAAGGTTTGCACATGGATCGATTTAGGAGGTTAAAGGCTATGAGCATGTTTGCAGAAATAATAGATTGCTGA
- a CDS encoding major facilitator superfamily domain-containing protein, whose translation MNSDDAPGLGRRLLGGGKDSGQRPLTIRRLWALKDLVNKGEPTEDLDIPLAPWRKGTITFALALAGFMVGIDQSIIEPALPTIVAQFSSLHDVGAYTSAYLIPQCVLQPVCNRLYSICSFSSVYLSSVLLFILGSIVCAVSESSPSFICGRALSGLGAVGLSVGGFRMLALMPAEKEQNVSMGAFSLILGSSVVIGPIIGGAITQSHLGWHWLFWINLPIIGLVLLLVIGVTYTGGPDLRGEKYGLKFWEKLRLLDWLGTSLLALTLVPLILALDFGQTYGWKNPRSVVMFAVFGVSLVFLLLHQRIAKEAIFERAILFNRSVWTTTGIFFCALSSVSVIILFLPFLFQVIKDLDPRTSGFLSFPLAGTLAISTFAFSIISTKISYFNPLAICGTVIFLVSNVLFMTMKFDFSVAEVVGYEIVAGFGMGMAWLAEIIYPRAVLDKHQLATALGYSRMLQQIGAAVAVQISAVAFTTTLTRNLVGLSLTPDEVSSLKEGSGINSHLSPGAKAAVAKAYSKAIRIGLAPSLAWAGLALLFALALPWPRLNNSTNKSEQKNDGGSDNDNGSGVGDVALSVMVPSTETSSVKNDYSAVSGPERNLLVSRLSFDSLHMVDLYDENGRWTGVV comes from the exons ATGAATTCTGATGATGCCCCTGGATTAGGCCGACGATTGCTTGGTGGTGGGAAAGACAGTGGGCAAAGGCCACTTACAATACGCAGGTTGTGGGCGCTTAAAGACCTTGTCAACAAAGGAGAGCCCACCGAAGACTTGGACATTCCACTGGCACCTTGGAGAAAGGGCACAATCACCTTcgctcttgctcttgcggGGTTCATG GTCGGCATAGATCAATCCATTATTG AACCAGCATTACCCACAATCGTTGCTCAATTCTCCTCTCTACACGATGTCGGTGCCTACACTTCGGCATACCTTATTCCGCAGTGTGTTCTGCAGCCGGTTTGCAATAGGCTGTATTCGATATGTTCATTCAGCTCGGTGTACCTTAGCTCGGTACTGCTCTTTATCC TTGGCTCTATCGTTTGTGCTGTATCTGAGAGCTCGCCATCCTTCATCTGCGGTCGAGCTCTGTCAGGGCTGGGGGCTGTAGGGTTGAGCGTAGGGGGCTTTCGTATGCTGGCTTTGATGCCAGcagaaaaagagcaaaacgtATCAATGGGTgccttctctctcattctaGGATCAAGCGTGGTGATAGGGCCGATTATCGGTGGCGCTATCacacaatctcatcttggatGGCACTGGCTATTCTGGATCAACCTCCCCATAATAGGTCTCGTCCTATTACTGGTTATCGGAGTGACTTACACGGGCGGCCCCGACCTCAGAGGAGAAAAATATGGCTTGAAGTTTTGGGAGAAACTGAGACTGCTTGACTGGCTTGGCACAAGTTTACTTGCTTTGACACTTGTACCTTTGATCTTGGCCCTCGACTTTGGGCAGACATATGGTTGGAAAAATCCTCGAAGTGTAGTCATGTTTGCTGTGTTCGGCGTGTCACTTGTATTTCTGTTGCTACACCAAAGAATAGCAAAGGAGGCAATATTCGAACGCGCCATTCTTTTCAACAGAAGCGTGTGGACTACTACAGGCATCTTTTTCTGCGCCTTGTCATCGGTTTCCGTGATTATACTATTCCTTCCATTTCTTTTCCAG GTCATCAAAGATCTTGATCCACGTACCAGTGGATTTCTCTCGTTCCCTCTCGCAGGCACGCTCGCCATCAGTACTTTCGCCTTCTCCATTATATCTACCAAAATTTCCTATTTTAATCCTCTGGCCATTTGTGGAACtgtcatcttcttggtctcgaATGTCCTATTTATGACTATGAAGTTTGATTTTTCAGTTGCAGAGGTAGTTGGCTATGAAATAGTGGCCGGCTTTGGAATGGGAATGGCCTGGCTGGCGGAAATTATTTATCCAAGAGCAGTTCTTGATAAACACCAGCTGGCAACCGCGCTGGGATATTCTCGCATGCTACAGCAGATTGGGGC GGCTGTGGCCGTTCAAATATCTGCGGTTGCTTTCACCACTACCTTGACCCGTAACCTCGTTGGACTCTCGCTTACACCTGATGAGGTTTCATCCCTCAAAGAAGGCAGTGGAATAAATAGCCATTTATCTCCTGGAGCAAAAGCTGCAGTCGCTAAGGCCTACAGCAAGGCTATCAGAATAGGTTTGGCGCCTTCGTTGGCATGGGCAGGGTTAGCGCTGTTGTTTGCATTGGCTCTGCCCTGGCCAAGACTGAACAACAGTACGAACAAAAGCGAACAGAAGAATGATGGTGGTAGTGATAATGATAATGGCAGTGgtgttggagatgttgcaCTGTCGGTCATGGTGCCCTCTACAGAAACCAGCTCCGTGAAAAACGACTACTCGGCGGTCAGTGGACCCGAGAGAAATTTACTCGTCAGCCGCCTCAGTTTCGACTCTTTGCACATGGTGGACCTGTATGATGAGAACGGCCGTTGGACGGGTGTTGTTTGA
- a CDS encoding RTA1 like protein domain-containing protein, with product MSSLPPPPAGIDPNLWNQILHIRTGCFPQLLPQIKNDYGYWPSLGAGIAFDVLFGLALIGHVIQAIRFRRWTSILFAIGALTEAIGWAGRTWNAKCPYNHDAFLMQITTLIIAPTFFAAGLYVLLGTLINELGPQTSSLSPSYYAIIFCTCDVISLVVQAVGGALAARATVEINGDSSTGTHIMVAGIAFQLFTMSVFALLVVDFLRRARGLVIKRPIKPVLIGLFVAFLMIYIRSIYRTIELAEGWTGFLITHEGYFIALDATLMVITVTVFLLFDPAVLLREESVSWEAGDRKVHEQKHLLSWFQVAKRT from the exons ATgagctctcttcctcctccacctgCAGGTATCGATCCAAATCTCTGGAACCAAATTCTTCATATACGTACTGGATGTTTTccacaacttcttcctcagATAAAGAATGATTATGGATATTGGCCAAGTCTCGGGGCTGGCATCGCCTTCGATGTCCTCTTTGGATTGGCTTTGATCGGTCATGTTATTCAGGCGATCCGTTTCAGACGCTGGACGTCTATTCTCTTCGCCATTGGAGCTCTCA CCGAAGCGATAGGTTGGGCTGGCCGAACATGGAACGCCAAGTGCCCCTACAATCACGATGCATTTTTGATGCAAATCACTACTCTCATTATTGCGCCAACTTTTTTTGCAGCCGGCCTTTATGTCCTCCTTGGCACTCTAATAAATGAACTTGGCCCGCAAACAAGCAGCCTCTCACCCAGCTACTATGCTATAATATTTTGCACATGCGACGTCATCTCTCTTGTCGTGCAAGCCGTTGGCGGGGCTTTGGCAGCCAGAGCTACTGTTGAGATCAACGGCGACTCATCAACTGGAACTCACATTATGGTTGCCGGGATCGCATTCCAATTGTTTACAATGAGCGTCTTTGCTCTACTCGTCGTTGACTTCCTCCGTCGGGCTAGGGGCCTAGTGATAAAGAGACCTATAAAGCCCGTTCTGATAGGGCTCTTCGTTGCGTTTTTGATGATATACATCCGGTCCATCTACCGCACGATCGAATTGGCTGAGGGGTGGACAGGGTTCTTGATTACCCACGAGGGGTACTTTATTGCGCTCGACGCGACTCTCATGGTGATTACTGTGACTGTCTTTCTGTTATTTGACCCAGCCGTGCTACTGCGCGAGGAATCTGTTTCGTGGGAGGCAGGCGATAGAAAGGTTCATGAACAAAAGCACTTGCTTTCGTGGTTTCAAGTTGCAAAACGAACATAG
- a CDS encoding cytochrome p450 domain-containing protein, translating to MPADLLAAVPKLSDSKGQHREPLDVCEANIGMHTSILTDYLLISFLFSSVATAYSTTMMYYYYYLLLLGLAYWAVQRLILSLEQRKFARKNGCQPCQRIPQRERLIGYGLYRQEVALAREGRSLQEAQNRFQLFGDTFSGVVMGQFFISTVDPENVKTLLSSQFSDFDSGKKGLFGPFIGDSMLTTDGALWKHSRALVRPHLGKGQVEDLSKLEGHIQTLLTCLPKNGSTIDLQQLFFRLTFDNVVELLLDKKVSTLNCQPGSHLHKVVEAFENVGNLVNQRAALGPLLLFYRDTEMNATCKILHDFVDDIIEKAYLKRKTQKDRKSPNSFLDSILDSTDDLVKIRFEVLGLLLAGRDTVASVMSNLFFVLARRPDIWQKLQTEIEYLQERKPTYDDLRGLKYLRQVIDETMRLYPPVPGLFRAANRTTILPRGGGHDGRSPVLVPKGTVISCSTFSLQRREDVFGPDAQEFRPERWDSLNPHWEFLPFSAGPRVCMGQTYAYAEMIYILSRMLQEFQQVEKRSEEPWVEKWSIVLLNGSGTKVGLIPKTRAVE from the exons ATGCCTGCAGACTTGTTGGCGGCAGTCCCCAAACTGTCGGATTCAAAGGGCCAGCACAGAGAGCCGTTGGACGTTTGCGAGGCTAATATTGGTATGCATACGTCCATTCTTACCGATTATCTCTTGATATCTTTTCTCTTTAGCAGTGTTGCCACGGCATATTCTACTACCATGAtgtattactactactatttgTTGCTCTTGGGATTGGCATATTGGGCTGTCCAGAGATTAATCTTGTCACTCGAGCAGCGTAAATTCGCCAGGAAAAATGGATGCCAACCTTGCCAGCGTATACCACAGAGAGAAAGGCTCATTGGCTATGGTCTATACCGGCAAGAAGTCGCTCTAGCCCGGGAGGGCCGATCTTTGCAGGAAGCACAGAATCGCTTTCAACTGTTTGGCGATACTTTTTCTGGTGTTGTCATGGGGCAGTTTTTCATTAGCACAGTAGATCCGGAAAACGTCAAGACTTTGTTGTCCAGCCAATTCAGCGACTTTGACAGTGGCAAGAAAGGCCTTTTTGGACCTTTCATAGGAGATAGTATGTTGACCACGGATGGAGCTTTATGGAAGCATTCAAGG GCACTGGTTCGCCCACATcttggcaaaggccaagTAGAAGATCTCAGCAAGCTGGAAGGTCACATACAAACCTTACTTACATGCCTCCCCAAGAATGGTTCCACAATAGATCTACAGCAATTATTCTTCCGGCTTACATTTGACAAtgttgttgagcttcttctaGATAAAAAGGTGTCAACTTTGAATTGTCAACCAGGATCCCATCTACACAAGGTCGTTGAAGCTTTTGAGAACGTTGGTAATTTGGTCAACCAGCGTGCCGCTCTAGGCCCTCTCCTGCTTTTTTACCGGGATACCGAGATGAATGCTACATGCAAGATCCTACATGACTTCGTGGACGATATTATTGAAAAGGCTTACTTGAAACGGAAAACACAAAAAGATCGCAAATCGCCCAACTCATTCTTGGATAGCATTCTTGACAGCACGGATGACCTAGTGAAAATTCGGTTTGAGGTTTTGGGTTTGCTTCTCGCTGGACGGGATACAGTAGCCAGCGTAATGAGCAATTTGTTTTTTGTCTTGGCAAGGCGACCGGATATTTGGCAGAAACTGCAAACAGAAATAGAATACCTTCAAGAACGAAAGCCAACATATGACGACCTTAGAGGACTAAAATACTTGCGACAGGTAATCGATGAGA CTATGAGATTATATCCTCCTGTTCCAGGACTCTTCCGTGCTGCAAATCGCACAACTATACTCCCTCGTGGTGGAGGCCACGATGGTCGATCTCCCGTTTTGGTTCCCAAAGGAACTGTCATAAGCTGTTCCACATTCAGCCTCCAACGTCGCGAAGATGTATTTGGGCCCGATGCGCAGGAATTCCGACCAGAGCGGTGGGATAGTCTGAACCCACACTGGGAGTTTTTGCCATTTAGCGCTGGCCCGAGGGTTTGTATGGGCCAGACATATGCATATGCAGAGATGATATACATATTGAGCCGAATGTTACAAGAATTCCAGCAGGTAGAGAAGCGGAGTGAGGAACCTTGGGTAGAAAAATGGTCTATTGTTTTGTTGAATGGATCCGGTACCAAGGTTGGGTTGATTCCGAAGACAAGAGCGGTCGAATAG
- a CDS encoding cytochrome p450 domain-containing protein, with translation MGVQSLLALAVAIGVTSYLKLHGASYTAILLGLLASTVAQLAISLAFSSLIYRWSISPTKSLPHPRDTPFILGNLIPFLSEPWGFPLSSQAVTAVMTQPYLFHKPAAVRDGLVESLGVGLVAAEGSVHKRQKKLLTPIFGMSRNRRLVPQMWTKALILADKMQELVTKFDGNSDILFMHPLTMAATLDVIGVTTLGVDFDSVTRPDQPILKAYQRVFPSFENQSATEKFFGATLPAIISPHLLFKLPLKPIQEFHQGMTFLQDFCLAQIRQKKQEIEDDKNDNIDVREKDILSAIIASGLEDESEILSHILTILAAGHESTAITLAWAIFKLAQHPIVQDKLRAELQAAARNMKGKEMSLDEINSLTYLRCFLMEVFRLYPAFPAMMREAGNGTLVGDLHIPKGKQIMVSPYAVNRSQELWGDDADEFRVERWEESYSGGAKSSQAFLTFSSGPRICIGKDFATLSLKVFLAVLVSRFRFEEAIPGWHPIIQKGTSLKPQGLKVKVTLL, from the exons ATGGGTGTCCAGTCACTGCTTGCACTGGCCGTTGCGATTGGCGTCACCTCGTATCTCAAGCTCCATGGCGCCTCATACACTGCAATTCTACTCGGCCTTCTAGCATCTACAGTAGCCCAGCTAGCTATATCATTGGCATTCTCAAGTTTAATCTACCGGTGGTCCATATCGCCAACGAAAAGTCTGCCCCATCCTAGG GATACTCCCTTTATCTTGGGCAACTTGATCCCATTTCTGAGCGAGCCATGGGGATTTCCACTG AGTTCACAAGCCGTGACGGCGGTCATGACCCAGCCGTATTTGTTTCATAAACCTGCTGCCGTTCGAGATGGACTTGTTGAGAGCTTAGGGGTTGGCCTcgttgctgctgagggctCTGTCCATAAA CGACAAAAAAAACTCCTTACGCCTATATTTGGGATGAGTCGTAACAGACGTCTTGTTCCTCAGATGTGGACGAAAGCCCTTATCCTAGCAGACAAGATGCAAGAGCTTGTTACCAAATTTGATGGCAATTCGGACATACTTTTTATGCATCCCCTGACCATGGCAGCGACTCTGGATGTCATTGGTGTAACCACTCTTGGTGTTGACTTCGACTCCGTGACACGGCCTGATCAGCCCATCTTAAAAGCATATCAGCGCGTCTTTCCATCATTTGAGAACCAAAGCGCGACCGAGAAATTTTTCGGCGCGACTCTTCCCGCAATAATTTCACCGCATCTGCTCTTCAAATTGCCATTGAAACCAATCCAGGAGTTCCACCAGGGCATGACCTTCTTACAAGATTTCTGCTTAGCTCAAATTAGgcagaaaaagcaagagaTTGAGGATGATAAAAATGACAATATAGATGTACGGGAGAAAG ATATTCTCTCTGCTATTATTGCTTCtggccttgaagatgaaagcGAGATTCTTAGCCACATTTTGACAATTCTCGCTGCCGGGCATGAATCTACAGCCATAACGTTAGCGTGGGCCATCTTCAAACTTGCGCAGCACCCCATTGTCCAAGATAAGCTGCGGGCCGAActgcaagcagcagcaagaaacatgaaaggaaaagagatgTCACTTGACGAGATCAACTCTCTAACGTATCTGCGATGCTTCCTGATGGAGGTCTTTAGACTTTATCCAGCGTTTCCAGCAATGATGAGAGAAGCAGGCAACGGAACTCTGGTCGGCGATCTCCATATCCCAAAGGGAAAACAAATCATGGTCAGTCCGTATGCCGTCAATCGATCACAGGAGCTGTGGGGAGACGATGCAGACGAGTTCAGAGTCGAACGCTGGGAGGAGTCTTATAGTGGCGGAGCCAAGAGCTCTCAGGCCTTTTTGACATTTTCCAGCGGCCCACGTATCTGCATTGGCAAAGACTTTGCCACACTGAGCCTAAAAGTATTCTTGGCGGTTTTGGTGTCAAGGTTCCGATTTGAAGAGGCGATCCCCGGTTGGCACCCCATCATCCAAAAAGGAACGAGCCTTAAGCCTCAAGGGCTAAAGGTGAAAGTGACGCTGCTATAA